One Nematostella vectensis chromosome 10, jaNemVect1.1, whole genome shotgun sequence genomic window carries:
- the LOC5516474 gene encoding uncharacterized protein LOC5516474 isoform X3 has product MGMSPLHIASDSDGCRDVVSALCSVGACVNIRNKVGRTALHLAARRGYLEYLRVLLDAGCERDVQDKFRAKAVDLARNFEHHACVEFLLRYIPEKRIVKESRKAEKVETLEKLWGLFQDERVSHDNISCVLINHLEKNINETNTKYLKPLQEKSPKCDETKNHEETQFCKNTARNNGTSATSTLSLSVTPSEEYTLSNYEQIPLTFKKFKHHNPRNSTHKGDYEADHDKRTGNNGNKICSGRGTDQSDTTNNNAQQNQDKMLKFDQSLSKTTDGRSHKDEAADHVVLLSNSEKDNYDTPASRCPSCIKKMKKAPNGEEMPSYDTSLCKTVAADHERVMSRGKLPKHRKTYSMESSPSEREDYINRSCCYGRANHLDAKDQKETKSESTGSKYDETANYSRRPNNKEVEQHDKIKGRSHEDKEENKKIYYLREITCFSEVPRLEVETPDCITGTSHEENEEYDLRIIPCCSEIPFLEVELDFEEKLTYDEAPDFNKSPSNEEKVVDHEMSRYGRAGVKQSHEEKMEPEESIRKNDITMYNGKNPSRQGNTYQGKMPKNDDRVKVGVRARHEEAAKYDEKPKIGEFYYVGGVPSFNGKPSHEVKVDHNEEPNHHETLNYDQTLDYDETPNYDVTPSHDKTPNYDKNPNYGETPKHDEVPNYDVTSNYGEIPNKNETPNKDDTPNKDKKPDYDETTNYNETPNYDETPNYDETPIYKETPKCDETQNHDETPNKDETLNHDETTIHEEIPNYDETPNYDETPNYKETPNCDETLNNGDTPNCEETQNHDKTPNKDETLNYDETTNLDETPKCGETENHDETLNNGDTPNYVETPNHDQTPNCEETQNHDQTPNKDKTLNYDETTNLDETPKCDETQTHDKTLNKDKKPDYDEKTNYHETPNYEDTPNYDETPIYKETPNCEETQNHDETPNKDETVNYDETTNLDETPKCDETQNHDETLNNGETPNYVETPNHDETPNCDETQNHDKTPIKGGTLNYDETTNLGETPNCDETQTHDETLNKDKKPDYDNTTNYHETPNYEDTPNYNETPIYKETPNCEKTQNHDETPNKDETVNYDETTNLDQTPKCDETQNHDQTLNNGETPNYVGTKNPHQTPNCDKTPNHDQTPNCDETPNHDQTPNCDETLDNGDTPNCDETQNHDKTPNKEETRNYDGTTNLDETPECDETQNHDETFNNGDTPIYVETPNHDQTPNCDETQNHDETPSKDGTLNYAETQNHNETPNKDKTLNYDETTNLDETPKCDETQNHDETLNYDETQNQDSPHEKMVDDDSHHNEEAPNHGTNREGNINLNESPQNNVTSKNDGKLRHKEKKLQAEMHIDRANNGKRSSYEEAVEREKPILDDTTNRPGQPNHKDDEIRTHDGIPNSCERPSDKVKADHDVTRTRDDIPYFRERPCVEVKKNHERTPKQDEADTRPCYDKKAKHDGSRTHVDILNFFEKNCGEVKENQDMTPKHDEAEAKPSYFKKAGHDESRTHDVIPDFAERPCDEIKADNDETRTHDDIPNFRERPCDECRVYRGDVLKHNTQNIGEMLSFEVNVTEEETSRPEGTLNHGRLRTIEGDRTIHEIDLKGTKGAYGNEGDFSSEEVVEDGVELAKTDEEYVAHGCVSEFQEAKKLSRLDGSEYLDGLADPGNPHNGAKYLDIEKPFLVDKYKKDREGHKDEHSMTVIGRTLTVNEGKQEFHMEGSQDMMVIGQTLKVNEGEHETHMEESQDMMVIGQTLKVNEDEQEFHVVGSQDMMVIGKALKVSKGDSEQESHMKESQGANEQMNGGKSKSEIVLKEQSIERCGYYGLQTPVTVDGTVKSEELEEEDIKSMEKNGKGNKEVEEECSVILISNASRATSEHDERTVSSVVETFPLRKWSPDDWHTKLCDQTKLPARELLSKLLMGIRTSSYEGNGTRCYRLRRCRSLPVNWKFSRKTMSWTPDDFAQLIFRVSKEYNSRPKVVLLLVDAATDLVFSSVVAPEDIACALLGRVNLLETKMTKRIPWENISVEEHCSFLLILHYIAKKDSSPPSFSSALLQLLLDNPKGLCTFALRRLQLLTFLIIKTFPLLNWDEDLVAKLFMAICKGVQSHHILLEVVEFLFSKACYVCDNTKLFTRVIIRMGLLKDEGGLEYCDDLERQLLALSHVFQQSYFPQSLTCFFVAFLTKPNTRLSQHPELLKKALTAALLKNILSSSKDTSVVGRGLKQISDMLPRQFWDVAVECWVTILDSQEAALLRRRVRTGELLLVYLGLLKSEVPLEPVRNMKVALELIKCALQRRLLTDDITRAMLGVFLRKPHQRLNSCSRQVQDILSSLETL; this is encoded by the exons ATGG GCATGAGCCCGCTACATATAGCAAGCGACAGCGATGGATGTCGGGACGTCGTGTCAGCGCTCTGCTCAGTAGGCGCATGCGTAAACATAAGAAACAAGGTTGGGAGAACAGCATTACATCTTGCTGCCAGACGTGGTTATCTGGAGTATCTGAGGGTGCTGCTCGATGCAGGCTGTGAAAGAGATGTTCAGGATAAGTTCCGCGCTAAAGCTGTAGACCTTGCTAGGAACTTTGAACACCACGCGTGCGTGGAGTTCTTACTTCGTTACATTCCAGAGAAACGAATTGTCAAGGAATCAAGAAAGGCCGAGAAAGTTGAGACATTAGAAAAACTTTGGGGTTTATTTCAAGACGAGAGGGTTAGCCACGACAATATTAGTTGCGTGCTAATCAACCACTTGGAAAAGAATATCAACGAGACTAACACCAAATACTTGAAGCCGCTGCAAGAAAAAAGTCCGAAATGCGACGAGACAAAGAATCACGAGGAGACACAGTTTTGCAAAAATACAGCGAGGAATAATGGGACATCGGCGACATCAACTTTATCGCTTAGTGTAACACCATCTGAGGAATACACGCTATCGAACTACGAACAGATTCCGTTAACCTTCAAAAAATTCAAACACCACAACCCAAGAAATAGCACACACAAAGGGGATTACGAAGCAGATCACGACAAGAGAACGGGAAACAATGGTAACAAAATTTGTAGTGGCCGGGGTACGGATCAAAGCGATACAACAAATAATAATGCCCAACAAAACCAGGACAAAATGCTGAAATTCGATCAAAGCCTCAGCAAGACAACAGATGGAAGATCGCACAAGGATGAGGCAGCGGACCATGTCGTTTTATTAAGCAACAGTGAGAAAGACAACTACGACACGCCTGCCAGTAGGTGTCCAAGTTGCatcaagaaaatgaaaaaggcACCAAATGGCGAAGAGATGCCAAGCTACGATACAAGCCTATGCAAAACTGTTGCAGCAGACCACGAAAGAGTAATGAGCCGTGGTAAGCTACCAAAACACAGAAAGACGTATAGTATGGAGTCAAGTCCCAGCGAGAGAGAAGACTACATCAACAGATCGTGCTGTTATGGAAGGGCCAACCATCTTGACGCCAAAGAccaaaaggaaacaaaaagcGAGTCTACAGGTTCAAAATACGATGAGACGGCGAACTACAGCAGAAGGCCGAATAATAAAGAGGTCGAGCAACACGATAAGATCAAAGGACGAAGTCATGAAGATaaggaagaaaataaaaagatcTATTATCTGAGGGAAATCACTTGTTTTAGTGAGGTACCGCGTCTTGAAGTAGAGACACCAGACTGCATCACAGGTACAAGTCATGAAGAGAATGAAGAGTATGATCTAAGAATAATCCCTTGTTGTAGTGAGATACCGTTTCTTGAAGTAGAGTTGGACTTTGAGGAAAAACTGACATACGATGAGGCACCAGACTTCAACAAAAGCCCAAGTAATGAGGAAAAAGTGGTCGACCACGAAATGTCGAGATACGGACGTGCTGGCGTAAAGCAAAGCCACGAAGAAAAGATGGAGCCCGAGGAGTCAATCCGGAAAAACGATATTACAATGTATAACGGCAAAAACCCAAGCCGTCAAGGGAACACGTATCAAGGGAAGATGCCGAAAAACGATGACAGAGTGAAAGTCGGTGTAAGggcacgccacgaagaagcagcgAAATACGATGAGAAGCCAAAGATTGGTGAATTCTATTATGTAGGGGGAGTCCCAAGCTTCAACGGCAAACCGAGCCATGAAGTAAAGGTTGACCACAACGAGGAACCGAACCACCACGAAACACTGAACTATGACCAGACACTGGACTATGACGAGACACCGAACTACGACGTAACGCCGAGTCATGATAAGACACCGAACTACGACAAGAATCCGAACTACGGCGAGACCCCGAAACACGACGAGGTACCGAACTACGACGTGACATCGAACTACGGCGAGATACCAAACAAGAACGAGACACCGAACAAGGACGACACACCAAACAAGGACAAGAAACCAGACTATGACGAGACAACGAACTACAACGAGACACCGAACTACGACGAGACCCCAAATTACGACGAGACACCGATCTACAAAGAAACACCGAAATGCGACGAGACCCAGAACCACGACGAGACACCGAACAAGGACGAGACTCTGAACCACGACGAGACAACAATCCACGAAGAGATACCAAACTACGACGAGACCCCAAATTACGACGAGACACCGAACTACAAAGAAACACCGAACTGCGACGAGACATTGAACAACGGCGATACACCGAACTGCGAAGAGACCCAGAACCACGATAAGACACCGAACAAGGACGAGACTCTGAACTACGACGAGACAACAAACCTCGACGAGACACCGAAATGCGGCGAAACCGAGAACCACGACGAAACATTGAACAACGGCGATACACCTAACTACGTCGAGACCCCAAACCACGACCAGACACCGAACTGCGAAGAGACCCAGAACCACGACCAGACACCGAACAAAGACAAGACTCTTAACTACGATGAGACAACAAACCTTGACGAGACACCGAAATGCGACGAAACCCAGACCCACGACAAGACATTAAACAAGGACAAGAAACCGGACTATGACGAGAAAACGAACTACCATGAGACACCGAACTACGAAGATACCCCAAATTACGACGAGACACCGATCTACAAAGAAACACCGAACTGCGAAGAGACCCAGAACCACGACGAGACACCGAACAAGGACGAGACTGTGAACTACGACGAGACCACAAACCTTGACGAGACACCGAAATGCGACGAAACCCAGAACCACGACGAGACATTGAACAACGGCGAAACACCTAACTACGTTGAGACCCCAAACCACGACGAGACACCGAACTGCGACGAGACCCAGAACCACGATAAAACACCAATCAAGGGAGGGACTCTTAACTACGATGAGACAACAAACCTCGGCGAGACACCGAACTGCGACGAAACCCAGACCCACGACGAGACATTAAACAAGGACAAGAAACCAGACTATGACAATACAACGAACTACCATGAGACACCGAACTACGAAGATACCCCAAATTACAACGAGACACCGATCTACAAAGAAACACCGAACTGCGAAAAGACCCAGAACCACGACGAGACACCGAACAAGGACGAGACTGTGAACTACGACGAGACAACAAACCTCGACCAGACACCGAAATGTGACGAAACCCAGAACCACGACCAGACATTGAACAACGGCGAAACACCTAACTACGTCGGGACCAAAAACCCCCACCAGACACCGAACTGCGACAAGACCCCAAACCACGACCAGACACCGAACTGCGACGAGACCCCAAACCACGACCAGACACCGAACTGCGACGAGACATTGGACAACGGCGATACACCAAACTGCGACGAGACCCAGAACCACGACAAGACACCGAACAAGGAAGAGACTCGTAACTACGACGGGACAACAAACCTCGACGAGACACCGGAATGCGACGAAACCCAGAACCACGACGAGACATTCAACAACGGCGATACACCTATCTACGTCGAGACCCCAAACCACGACCAGACACCGAACTGCGACGAGACCCAGAACCACGACGAGACACCGAGCAAGGACGGGACTCTGAACTACGCCGAAACCCAGAACCACAACGAGACACCGAACAAAGACAAGACTCTTAACTACGATGAGACAACAAACCTCGACGAGACACCGAAATGCGACGAAACCCAGAACCACGACGAGACATTGAACTACGACGAGACCCAGAACCAGGACAGTCCTCATGAGAAAATGGTGGATGACGATTCACACCACAACGAGGAGGCACCGAACCACGGAACAAATCGTGAAGGAAATATAAATCTCAACGAGTCTCCTCAAAATAATGTGACATCAAAAAATGACGGGAAATTAAgacataaagaaaaaaaattacaagctgagatgcacATTGACAGAGCAAATAACGGCAAGAGGTCAAGTTACGAAGAAGCGGTAGAACGTGAGAAGCCGATATTGGATGACACAACTAACCGCCCTGGGCAGCCGAACCACAAAGATGACGAGATAAGAACACACGATGGCATACCGAACTCCTGCGAGAGACCTTCCGATAAAGTAAAAGCGGACCACGACGTGACACGAACGCGCGATGATATTCCGTATTTCCGCGAGAGACCCTGCGTTGAGGTAAAAAAGAACCACGAGAGGACTCCAAAACAAGATGAGGCCGACACTAGACCTTGTTATGACAAGAAAGCTAAACACGACGGGTCACGAACACACGTCGACATTCTGAACTTCTTCGAGAAAAACTGTGGTGAAGTAAAGGAGAACCAAGACATGACGCCAAAACACGATGAGGCCGAGGCAAAGCCGAGCTATTTCAAGAAAGCAGGCCACGACGAGTCACGAACACACGATGTTATTCCGGATTTCGCCGAGAGACCCTGTGATGAAATTAAAGCGGACAACGACGAGACACGAACACACGATGATATTCCGAATTTCCGCGAGAGACCCTGCGATGAATGTAGAGTGTACCGAGGTGACGTGCTGAAACACAATACACAAAATATAGGCGAGATGCTCAGCTTTGAAGTAAACGTGACCGAAGAAGAAACTTCAAGACCTGAAGGGACATTGAATCATGGTAGACTACGTACCATCGAAGGAGATAGGACCATTCACGAGATTGATCTGAAAGGAACCAAAGGCGCGTACGGCAATGAGGGGGATTTTAGTAGCGAAGAAGTAGTCGAAGATGGAGTGGAACTCGCGAAAACTGACGAGGAATACGTTGCGCATGGTTGCGTAAGTGAATTTCAAGAAGCTAAAAAACTATCCAGACTTGATGGAAGTGAATATTTGGACGGTCTAGCGGACCCTGGAAATCCGCATAACGGTGCTAAGTATCTGGACATCGAAAAGCCATTTCTAGTAGATAAGTATAAGAAAGATCGAGAAGGACACAAAGACGAGCATAGTATGACTGTAATAGGGAGAACCCTGACAGTAAATGAAGGCAAACAAGAGTTCCACATGGAAGGAAGTCAAGATATGATGGTAATAGGGCAAACCCTAAAAGTAAATGAAGGCGAACATGAGACCCACATGGAAGAAAGTCAAGATATGATGGTAATAGGGCAAACCCTAAAAGTAAATGAAGACGAACAAGAGTTCCACGTTGTAGGAAGTCAAGATATGATGGTAATAGGGAAAGCCCTAAAAGTAAGTAAAGGCGATAGCGAACAAGAGTCCCACATGAAAGAAAGTCAAGGCGCTAATGAGCAGATGAACGGGGGAAAAAGTAAGTCTGAGATTGTTCTAAAAGAACAATCTATCGAAAGATGTGGATATTATGGTTTACAAACTCCAGTGACAGTGGATGGAACTGTAAAGAGTGAGGAGTTAGAGGAGGAAGACATCAAGTCCATGGAAAAAAATGGTAAAGGGAATAAAGAAGTCGAGGAAGAATGTAGTGTTATTCTCATCAGTAACGCCTCGCGCGCGACTTCTGAACATGATGAAAGAACTGTTTCCTCTGTAGTTGAAACGTTCCCGTTGCGAAAATGGAGCCCGGACGACTGGCATACAAAGCTATGTGACCAGACAAAATTACCAGCGCGAGAGCTGTTGTCCAAGCTTCTAATGGGGATAAGAACGTCATCATACGAAGGAAATGGAACTAGATGTTATCGTTTAAGAAGATGTCGTTCTTTACCCGTAAACTGGAAATTCAGCAGAAAAACAATGAGTTGGACACCTGACGATTTCGCCCAGCTTATATTTAGAGTAAGCAAAGAGTACAACAGTCGCCCTAAGGTTGTCCTGTTGCTTGTCGATGCCGCTACTGATTTGGTCTTCTCGAGTGTTGTGGCACCTGAAGACATTGCGTGCGCGTTACTGGGTCGAGTAAACCTATTGGAAACAAAAATGACCAAACGTATACCATGGGAGAATATTTCTGTCGAAGAGCACTGCTCCTTTTTACTAATCCTTCACTACATTGCTAAAAAGGACAGTTCTCCTCCATCTTTCTCGTCTGCTCTTTTACAACTTTTGCTAGACAACCCCAAAGGATTATGTACATTCGCTTTACGTCGCCTACAATTGTTGACATTTCTAATCATTAAGACTTTCCCGTTACTCAACTGGGACGAAGATCTAGTCGCCAAATTGTTTATGGCAATTTGCAAAGGGGTACAAAGCCATCATATACTTCTTGAGGTTGTCGAGTTCCTTTTTAGCAAAGCATGTTATGTTTGTGACAACACGAAGCTATTTACTAGGGTAATAATACGAATGGGCTTGCTAAAAGATGAAGGCGGCTTAGAGTACTGTGATGATTTGGAAAGACAACTCCTTGCTCTTTCACATGTCTTTCAGCAGAGCTATTTTCCTCAATCTCTTACATGCTTTTTTGTCGCATTTCTTACAAAACCAAATACAAGATTATCTCAACATCCAGAACTTCTCAAGAAGGCCTTAACGGCTGCTTTACTAAAGAACATTTTGTCATCATCTAAAGATACCTCTGTTGTTGGGAGAGGACTCAAGCAAATATCAGACATGCTTCCTCGTCAATTCTGGGATGTCGCAGTGGAGTGTTGGGTCACTATTCTAGATTCTCAAGAAGCAGCTCTATTGCGTAGAAGAGTCAGAACAGGAGAGCTTCTACTTGTGTACTTGGGATTACTGAAGAGCGAAGTGCCCTTGGAGCCCGTCAGGAATATGAAAGTTGCCCTGGAGTTGATAAAATGTGCATTGCAACGACGTCTTTTAACCGATGACATTACAAGAGCAATGCTTGGTGTGTTCTTGAGGAAGCCTCATCAGAGACTTAACTCTTGTTCCAGACAAGTACAAGACATCCTTTCTTCCTTAGAGACCTTATAA